The following coding sequences lie in one Glycine soja cultivar W05 chromosome 16, ASM419377v2, whole genome shotgun sequence genomic window:
- the LOC114390022 gene encoding protein SHORTAGE IN CHIASMATA 1-like, which translates to MRTHFLNNDYFALPPPQTFPFLHFPIPRLPPPPPSAVHHLLRFDPPIHLPLHLDPFPVHATLSTFLSAVLPHRIRINSHDLATPSNPAIEAEVIFEDRVSEADIKFSNESKIIAFNDKNDDVYETIQFEIPELGTFLENVCVTETERMQMLSLTPEVENTLEMLKPEPSRQYPYEALESVLLVEDVISEYLMGENAYSLEGHISVQHQPHSDKNKFLILEVDEESLGTPTYLSLVDIVDSYFENIRSQNFDEQYQSVIEGKELLGSMKHNMMEFFSDECVSKKSLELSDLFPERDFMNMLETEHVDRNIGLQRTSHANSDLILNFVTFQEFVFLDEDLMQTFEAFYDLKASDDLVSEEWMLRKEFNFKSFDELIVSNETALTDDTFKSLPVPVISDHKKMITLHDIIVEQFSSLKTRPLSASDGIYLSWDLLEEDRCNCKISNWYQNILAKIDLNNQDFGGTSFDDGKLAFDLVFCDDTIDECDIKQNEEFKKLLSDGMPLVDNHPVEVASGKVIEHVSSKQGSQEQLPEQKAERASLLFKSLSEISNLDYFLNPKEATGKGNCNYAVESTNANVCIPKVSSNELKVGAQSQVFHTVLHRVRLSDNIVALAGYFEKSYLAILHSDTEMTKMHNSDADYLKLLGLQKHKLIKYHVNGNNMAFAVLCAIKQAAWYLCFYGLHPAFLYLDKLCQNLEYLKSKLGFLQSLIKDEKGKVDSNVTMAHPSLTIVKKILQSYTKQNSSKTLIVAEEVFWYSLKNILLSLGLSFIELNDSYRNQPYANTVPKDTDTKTKELLISDCLLVSHKHVFPLFPLNKFDIILEYGGPYDSSRISELSQNLVELPHLHFLRVELDGHAALEALCEGVEMPPNIEMLMESETRLIFNHKESMNQNLERLLNFCPVEQSYDKKSSKVAPEADNHAPLIPAVKTEHDHKSMEVFPGTVMIVNTQNVDKEMIMSRRSSYQLILAMEKEGIQVVERDLDLPVDIILSSAICLAQYDSRNLGKKATPATEASSSLPLCIENIATDVLTLLSFYFRGCFLVFEGELNFLSTVMESSDRLYAAATSLGIDLQIFFSYSPELTNEVIVSCIKSATNMTRGLYPKMPDSVTFAESFLTEFPGINPLTAHYILSSGVMLNEFLAWSHEQRMHVLEKYHVPEESISLFSVFCRYGEPEDSKSIMTDCSSSVSSGLDSDRCCLYEVENERKRKNPISSDQIDEPSLDELLQFETLNQVVEAVPDSSTLPKPFDFGMSKNAGRSSDLANASFSMSEFFSQKQSTGAVTMRNLSGVSYSPGNCKAPHKSEKLKQPSLSLKNKELAQNEILGTALMGKGVNWHNFSNSEKLHGDIRGEVADLTDNPLFDKSFATPDSMYFTSLMAETDQMRKNKIARKLSFDNSSHPASSSSKIWRSFKDTRGQVDNYPEPDFGEDVFPPDFKPRKNIVVTQASMRNLESPFKEEISHLGITPFSFARQSAIILKNSPWTTEFINKVKEKSGLRQKSLSSENSGPYFGYPGSMSKTSKRINPSVIDLFKYQPNRASRNVPEQKRQKQSGPSSNSIKKARYSTST; encoded by the exons ATGCGAACTCACTTTCTCAACAACGACTACTTCGCTCTCCCTCCACCTCAAACCTTCCCCTTCCTCCACTTCCCAATCCCTCGCCTCCCTCCGCCTCCTCCCTCCGCCGTCCACCACCTCCTCCGCTTCGATCCTCCGATCCACCTCCCCCTCCACCTCGACCCCTTCCCGGTCCACGCCACGCTCTCCACCTTCCTCTCCGCCGTCCTCCCTCACCGAATCCGCATCAACTCTCACGATCTCGCCACTCCGTCAAATCCCGCA ATAGAGGCGGAGGTTATCTTCGAAGATCGTGTCTCCGAAGCTGATATCAAATTTTCGAAT GAGAGTAAAATTATTGCTTTCAATGATAAGAACGATGATGTTTATGAGACAATTCAGTTCGAAATACCAGAGCTTGGCACGTTCTTG gAAAACGTATGTGTCACTGAGACGGAGAGGATGCAAATGCTGTCTCTAACTCCAGAAGTTGAAAATACTCTG GAAATGCTCAAGCCTGAACCATCAAGGCAATATCCTTATGAGGCTCTGGAATCAGTATTGTTGGTTGAAGATGTAATTTCAGAGTACTTGATGGGGGAAAATGCATATTCTCTAGAAGGTCATATTTCTGTTCAGCACCAGCCACACtctgataaaaacaaatttcttATTTTGGAAGTGGATGAGGAAAGTTTGGGAACTCCCACGTACTTGTCTTTGGTAGACATTGTTGActcatattttgaaaatatcagATCTCAAAATTTTGATGAACAATATCAATCTGTTATAGAGGGCAAGGAACTTTTGGGTTCTATGAAGCATAACATGATGGAGTTTTTCTCAGATGAGTGTGTATCAAAGAAGAGCCTGGAGTTATCAGATCTGTTTCCTGAAAGGGATTTTATGAATATGCTGGAAACTGAACATGTTGATAGGAATATTGGCCTGCAAAGGACATCGCATGCTAATAGTGATCTGATACTGAATTTTGTTACCTTCCAGGAGTTTGTGTTCCTTGATGAAGACTTAATGCAAACCTTTGAAGCTTTCTATGACTTAAAAGCTTCGGATGATTTAGTTTCAGAAGAGTGGATGCTTAGGAAAGAGTTTAACTTCAAGAGTTTTGATGAATTGATTGTTAGTAATGAGACAGCACTAACAGATGACACATTCAAATCACTGCCCGTACCTGTTATCTCTGATCACAAAAAGATGATAACTCTACATGACATCATTGTAGAACAATTTTCCAGCTTGAAGACCCGGCCCCTCTCTGCCTCTGATGGAATTTACTTAAGCTGGGATCTACTTGAAGAAGATAGGTGCAATTGCAAAATCTCTAACTGGTATCAGAACATATTGGCCAAGATAGATCTGAACAACCAAGATTTTGGAGGAACATCTTTTGATGATGGAAAATTGGCATTTGATCTAGTTTTCTGTGATGACACCATAGATGAATGTGACATTAAACAAAATGAAGAGTTCAAGAAGTTGCTTTCTGATGGCATGCCTCTAGTTGACAATCATCCAGTAGAAGTTGCTTCAGGCAAAGTTATAGAACATGTATCTTCTAAACAAGGAAGTCAAGAACAATTACCTGAACAAAAGGCTGAGAGGGCTTCATTGTTATTTAAATCTCTGTCAGAAATCAGCAATCTTGATTATTTCTTAAACCCTAAAGAAGCGACTGGTAAGGGGAATTGTAATTATGCAGTAGAGTCCACTAATGCTAATGTTTGCATTCCAAAAGTTTCATCCAATGAATTGAAGGTTGGTGCACAGTCACAAGTGTTCCATACTGTTCTGCATAGAGTTAGATTGTCCGATAATATTGTGGCCCTTGCTGGATATTTTGAAAAAAGCTATCTAGCCATTCTGCACAGTGATACAGAGATGACAAAAATGCATAACTCGGATGCagattatttaaaattgttgGGTCTTCAAAAGCACAAGCTGATTAAATACCATGTAAATGGAAACAATATGGCTTTTGCTGTGTTATGTGCTATTAAACAGGCTGCTTGGTACTTGTGTTTCTATGGTCTCCATCCAGCATTCTTGTATTTAGACAAATTATGTCAAAACTTGGAGTATTTGAAATCAAAGTTAGGCTTCCTCCAATCTTTGATCAAAGATGAAAAGGGGAAGGTGGACAGCAATGTTACTATGGCACACCCATCATTAACAATTGTCAAGAAGATTTTACAGTCATACACCAAACAGAATAGTTCAAAAACTTTAATTGTGGCTGAAGAAGTATTCTGGTATTCATTGAAAAATATCCTCCTTTCCCTTGGGTTATCATTCATTGAACTAAATGATTCTTATAGAAATCAGCCATATGCCAATACTGTGCCTAAGGACACAGATACTAAAACGAAAGAACTTCTGATTTCAGACTGCTTGTTGGTTTCACACAA GCATGTTTTTCCCTTGTTTCCTTTGAACAAATTTGACATTATCTTGGAATATGGAGGCCCATATGACTCATCTAGGATATCTGAGCTTTCACAAAACTTGGTTGAATTGCCTCATCTTCACTTTTTGAGGGTTGAATTGGATGGTCATGCTGCTCTCGAAGCACTCTGTGAAGGTGTTGAAATGCCCCCAAACATTGAAATGTTAATG GAAAGTGAGACTCGTCTCATTTTCAATCATAAGGAAAGTATGAACCAGAACTTGGAGAGACTACTGAACTTTTGTCCTGTGGAGCAAAGCTATGATAAAAAATCTTCAAAGGTTGCACCTGAAGCAGATAATCATGCGCCACTAATTCCTGCTGTGAAAACTGAGCATGATCATAAAAGCATGGAGGTTTTTCCTGGAACAGTTATGATCGTAAATACTCAAAATGTAGATAAGGAAATGATAATGTCTAGAAGAAGCTCTTACCAATTAATTCTTgcaatggagaaagaaggaattCAAGTTGTTGAACGTGATTTAGATTTGCCTGTGGATATTATATTAAGTTCTGCTATTTGCTTGGCACAGTATGATAGTAGAAACCTTGGGAAGAAAGCAACTCCTGCGACTGAAGCATCCTCAAGCTTGCCTTTATGTATTGAGAATATTGCCACAGATGTTCTGACATTGCTTAGTTTTTACTTCCGTGGTTGCTTTCtg GTGTTTGAAGGAGAGCTTAACTTTCTTTCAACTGTAATGGAATCCTCAGATAGGCTCTATGCTGCAGCAACAAGCCTGGGAATTGATTTGCAGATATTCTTCTCTTACTCACCTGAGTTGACAAATGAAGTTATTGTAAGCTGCATTAAGAGTGCTACCAATATGACAAGGGGTCTGTATCCTAAAATGCCTGACTCAGTAACTTTTGCCGAGTCATTTCTTACAGAATTTCCTGGAATAAATCCTTTAACTGCACACTATATACTATCTTCAGGGGTCATGCTTAATGAGTTTCTTGCATGGTCACATGAGCAAAGGATGCATGTTTTAGAAAAGTATCATGTTCCAGAAGAAAGTATTTCTCTATTCAGTGTTTTCTGCAGATATGGGGAACCGGAGGATTCAAAATCCATAATGACAGATTGCTCCTCTTCAGTATCTTCTGGTCTGGACTCAGATAGATGTTGTTTATATGaagttgaaaatgaaagaaaaagaaaaaatcctaTAAGTAGTGATCAGATAGATGAACCATCTTTGGATGAATTGTTGCAATTTGAGACATTAAATCAAGTAGTTGAGGCTGTCCCGGATTCCTCTACCTTGCCAAAACCTTTTGATTTTGGTATGTCAAAAAATGCAGGGAGATCTAGTGACTTGGCAAACGCAAGTTTTTCCATGAGTGAGTTTTTCAGTCAAAAGCAAAGCACCGGTGCAGTTACAATGAGAAACCTTTCTGGAGTCTCTTATTCACCAGGGAACTGCAAAGCTCCCCACAAATCAGAGAAACTGAAACAACCCAGtttatccttgaaaaataaagagtTGGCTCAAAATGAAATACTGGGCACTGCTTTGATGGGCAAAGGTGTGAATTGGCATAACTTTAGTAATTCTGAGAAGCTGCATGGAGACATTAGAGGTGAGGTGGCGGACTTGACAGATAACCCCTTATTTGATAAAAGCTTTGCCACTCCTGATTCCATGTACTTCACAAGTTTGATGGCAGAGACAGATCAGATGAGAAAGAATAAAATTGCAAGGAAATTGTCATTTGATAATAGTAGTCACCCAGCATCCAGCTCATCGAAAATATGGAGATCCTTTAAAGATACACGAGGACAAGTTGACAACTACCCTGAACCAGATTTTGGAGAAGATGTTTTTCCTCCTGATTTCAAGCCCCGCAAAAACATTGTTGTAACTCAGGCATCGATGAGAAACTTAGAATCACCATTCAAGGAGGAAATCTCACATTTGGGCATAACTCCATTCTCATTTGCCCGCCAGTCAGCTATTATATTAAAGAATTCACCTTGGACAACTGAGTTTATtaataaagtaaaagaaaagagcGGATTGCGTCAaaaatcattatcaagtgagAACTCTGGCCCTTATTTTGGGTACCCAGGGAGCATGTCCAAGACTTCTAAGAGAATAAATCCTTCCGTAATTGATTTGTTTAAGTACCAACCTAATAGAGCATCTAGAAATGTTCCGGAACAGAAAAGACAGAAGCAATCAGGTCCATCTTCAAACTCAATCAAGAAAGCAAGATATTCCACTTCAACATGA